From Anopheles arabiensis isolate DONGOLA chromosome 3, AaraD3, whole genome shotgun sequence, a single genomic window includes:
- the LOC120901456 gene encoding UDP-glucosyltransferase 2-like produces MFGAWKIKILLIVLAIGSSSHGYRILGLFPHPGLSHFKVFHPIMRGLANDGHHVTVLSYFPDAEPVPNYHDLRFEGQEVLTNAFSLQDFTGRTFIDNFHEFHELVVWGMDSCKAALDSPAIDQILEAHRVAPFDLVVMEVFATDCMAGIAWLLQVPLVGLSSCAIMPWHYDRVGLPDTPSYIPSEFSTFSEEMSFWQRFENWLVTRVVKHLYRIVQISDNRLLKEKFPNAAIPDVAEIVQNTSLILINQHYTLSGARPLVPAVVEIGGVHIQSEKPLPTKLQQIMDQSSNGVIVVSFGSVLKAATLPTAKRNAMLEAFARFDQQVVWKWEDELDNPPKNLYTQKWLPQRDVLCHKNVRLFVSHGGLLGVSEAVHCGVPVVVMPIYGDQFLNAAALVNRGAGVRMDYEQVDNVTYIASCIGEGLSDRKRRMAQSLSRAYKSRPQTPLDLARWSIINVIENGAMEYERSYAPKLPWYIYYSLDVILVLLFAAITIVFGVSYGCRKLCCGKQHLKSTKSNAAKKKTKKQ; encoded by the exons ATGTTCGGAGCGTGGAAAATAAAGATTTTGCTTATTGTGCTGGCGATCGGTTCTTCAAGCCATGGGTACCGGATTTTGGGACTGTTTCCCCATCCAGGATTAAGTCATTTCAAAGTGTTTCACCCCATAATGAGGGGCCTGGCGAACGATGGTCATCATGTAACGGTGCTTAGCTATTTTCCAGATGCGGAACCCGTACCAAATTATCACGACCTTCGCTTCGAAGGGCAGGAGGTTTTGACGAATGCGTTCAGCTTACAG GATTTTACTGGCAGAACTTTCATCGATAATTTTCACGAATTCCACGAACTAGTTGTGTGGGGCATGGACAGTTGCAAGGCGGCGCTGGATTCGCCTGCCATCGATCAAATACTCGAAGCGCATCGAGTAGCCCCATTCGATTTGGTCGTGATGGAAGTGTTCGCTACCGATTGTATGGCAGGCATAGCCTGGCTGTTGCAAGTTCCTTTAGTGGGTTTGAGCAGCTGTGCGATAATGCCTTGGCACTACGATCGTGTCGGATTGCCCGATACTCCCTCGTACATTCCATCGGAGTTTAGTACATTTTCGGAGGAGATGAGCTTCTGGCAAAGGTTTGAAAATTGGTTAGTAACCAGGGTGGTAAAGCATTTGTATCGCATTGTACAGATTAGTGACAACAGACTGTTGAAGGAAAAGTTCCCGAATGCAGCCATTCCCGACGTTGCTGAGATCGTGCAGAATACCTCGCTGATACTGATCAATCAACACTACACCCTCAGCGGTGCTCGGCCGTTAGTTCCTGCGGTGGTAGAGATCGGTGGAGTACACATTCAAAGCGAGAAACCTTTGCCGACAAAATTGCAACAGATTATGGACCAATCATCCAATGGGGTGATAGTTGTGTCCTTTGGATCCGTGTTAAAGGCTGCTACACTTCCAACGGCAAAACGAAACGCTATGTTGGAAGCATTTGCACGTTTCGATCAGCAAGTGGTGTGGAAGTGGGAGGATGAGCTCGACAATCCGCCCAAAAATCTCTACACACAGAAATGGCTTCCTCAGCGGGATGTGTTGTGCCATAAGAATGTACGGCTTTTTGTGTCGCACGGAGGATTGCTGGGTGTTTCCGAAGCTGTCCACTGTGGTGTGCCGGTCGTTGTTATGCCCATTTACGGCGATCAGTTTCTCAATGCGGCAGCTTTGGTCAATCGTGGAGCTGGAGTTCGTATGGATTACGAGCAGGTGGACAACGTAACTTACATTGCTAGCTGCATCGGCGAAGGTTTAAGCGACAG AAAACGACGGATGGCTCAATCCTTGTCACGTGCATACAAATCACGGCCACAAACACCGCTCGATTTGGCTCGGTGGTCAATTATCAATGTAATCGAGAATGGTGCTATGGAGTACGAACGTTCCTATGCACCGAAATTGCCTTGGTATATCTATTATTCGTTGGATGTAATCTTGGTACttttgtttgctgcaattaCAATAGTTTTTGGAGTGTCTTATGGCTGCCGGAAGCTATGCTGTGGCAAACAACATTTGAAATCAACTAAATCTAACGCGGCTAAgaagaaaactaaaaaacaataa
- the LOC120901458 gene encoding COX assembly mitochondrial protein homolog, translated as MAHSFANDPSEPTIPLGANKGGPHGLGDPEDRRLRKVELEVLIPKIMRERAKTEKCIPEVKAFEDCCKGSGLFMVAKCQEQNDALKACSMEWYRNEQFKQECTEIYLAERSEFRRTGLPKKFRKNDATGK; from the exons ATGGCTCATTCTTTTGCAAACGACCCGTCGGAACCAACGATTCCTCTCGGCGCAAACAAAGGAGGACCCCATGGACTCG GAGATCCCGAGGACcgccgactccggaaggtggAACTGGAGGTGCTGATACCGAAGATAATGCGGGAGCGTGCCAAAACCGAAAAGTGCATCCCGGAGGTAAAGGCGTTCGAAGATTGCTGCAAAGGTTCGGGGCTGTTTATGGTTGCGAAATGCCAGGAGCAGAACGATGCACTTAAAGCCTGCAGCATGGAGTGGTACCGGAACGAGCAGTTCAAGCAAGAGTGTACCGAAATTTATTTGGCCGAACGGAGTGAGTTCCGACGAACGGGATTGCCCAAAAAGTTCCGAAAGAATGATGCGACCGGCAAGTAA
- the LOC120901459 gene encoding uncharacterized protein LOC120901459 translates to MFFRRVFAKNAAGSSSSGDSATSSNGNTGGGSMHAMHGSSLGMSANGVPLESPARYRRALNVEDNHRVLSVLQLTPLWEYIIRNNELPVGLNMNELFREFLERLHDPEFQVRQHALRVLIDVIIVLRDETDIYFAPLLPPIIDNLGHPSPAVRKGALDVLKVYIAQTKLPETVMLEIMNYGMDRNPKDPLSSRYIVGVMLALPSLIQPAILTAKRTFILRAVINALGGKMVQITYQEIALKILLKIKNTIGSREFYECISVAYRRDFDLLCNVYGLPNPPKSPRRDPVVPPGEIPLGNVDIRKSWKPTVTPGAPMPPMQPLSPKAQRWKSGSHGDISRSTVTNDPVRLRHRVGSDERLPAQHDYILSKGPGGGPLLRRVSLEKIDDSKVIMETEIKINKESVTMRILEAENSNSNSISEESDEDNANKRFGVVRVLTDSELEDSVTVKSIAGSQATMQQELLHSSDTEYVRRTPRRVRFGGEIVKMRTPDSDTFDQSDQDALTLSQTSNQSTQLLSSSSATSDRTSSTMAPPQRSSLKSASSSSDRSSTTYSNTMMRRQYSQSADTERSSPPSTMALSSSDFNSSFTSKLRPSSAKSIMETSGLSELNSGSDPEDNLAPSMVASSVAEEVENSASRASSRPKSSLTRPKSAKTPPPEPKEIQQPEPVKINNTAPQHPETPDAQSRPEPDPLTAAALDASSILADKIEEVKQAIQGIESKINNVVMQKADSIDTVQNHNAGHSSTPKLEPNLSLEVLMKTNHNENAANLEQDPSQAEHNKKDYTKELNIEIPKEEKLQNAPPPPSPKPAQAADKGEGVTPVTSQTKPIPKIVRSSGIPRLNTMPSPKTMRKAHETLNNAPKSPTTTGSSDGKGQLTPQPANAVRGRTLSRSRSATSATMKRSVYISPSSLSPKPHSGIEMIHNLLRSPSTSPHRSRRKSSNVSDAKALDMIAASDKNNNNTQLISSVSESVVDGRTDKCISVNEDDIFDVFGKTIATQTSVDELVDRPAPFVPFTRTPSRLAFGAPSDANGNEIISTLSPSAADGHEKFVSFSKDRAHSPNVSLPESPKQTQPPMQQIISSWEDLGIVSRLTLLQLKSPDWRLRSQGFCSIEEALKSSDNLAKVQPYLESLLRTLLSSERNLDVIDDKVRMLVNLVSRLPLENLEDRVGQIMTGLCRQGGPGSNTVAKALMQRLPTAAIVQRLLSDDFLHAKSSKFRENALQTVLFALMTFPSTYFDIKTLISRATEAALDRKKRVRHAALDVLAVLGQISSPKLVLDVVCAAVGTRSEGNHLITAVKARLARKQLPFIGPDGSVEYAIKVPSNRASSVIMFGADVDWIEAGSGSASPTFNRPGRNKYPSFQVENSSFEDIRQKPSFTVFDEIKQPIETSKIATHSGWTSKIPVSHADNMAQPVGPTNATRPMYGNGQSSRSYPELLDSKLTAAAGTKPGTINNRKLEGNLSGIPQIANGKLSRNATSSSSSSRFPEMDPKTNGKAMLAKNNNPYEMRTPRMRGKLYSRNSDGFMSDTIASANKQVHNDIRPATDPVVESEGFRQSRFGMRFYNPNLMGSHNKQQMTTHVQKQDVDQRPNLSPSKGFNNHHHHHHHHDHHAASNGGANNRSNSASHGEHQSYYADSNMGTGSGTAPNTPHRTRFLGEHQPPAGASINQESYIIHRDENYDSEQDERSSNDSTSTRIISNSILNFRERDRDRVTVGGDGPYPSALSGGSRPPSIPSVSRPQSVSSHKSIGSGVLKHQATPEGRTSRTSNASYSNASMKNASMGDNVSLKSHRSFAGKASGDDRADGEWYGERATTPIHSEMDGISSNQVQYESDYDEEDDEQERKHDRHLKPKSPTTPKRYPTPSPRPLQGSYSTEELSSHNAYRQEGEEEEEEEDEEIEEELAISRPRSRVQSASMGNLQHLDRIEVAEQSPVPVSPKKILKKPFLVRRSSKVAPVKEVVSSVKAKNKLNEVIFQKTLRRFEKPKDALNNCLTHLESPNWEQNISGLQFFVRLIRHHPEVIDTQIHLLSVALAKQVRNLRSQVARAACQASAEFFATHRRCLEGEAEDIATHLLHRTADTNKFLRADATQALEAMCDNVSIPKVVHIISYKGATHQNAVVRTTAAKLLNKIVQQLGSEKVFALPKETRDKLILTGAHLLLEGSLETRNYTKSMFKQLADHSNYSKVLLEVIPPRTYRNIEKSLNSIRQMS, encoded by the exons atgtttttccGTCGCGTGTTTGCTAAGAACGCGGCCGGTTCCTCCAGCAGTGGTGACAGTGCGACTTCCTCGAATGGCAATACAGGAGGAGGCAGCATGCATGCCATGCACGGTAGTAGTCTCGGTATGTCTGCCAACGGTGTGCCGCTCGAATCTCCGGCCCGGTACCGGCGTGCACTGAATGTGGAGGATAATCATCGAGTGCTATCAGTGCTGCAGCTGACACCACTTTGGGAGTACATCATTCGCAATAATGAGCTCCCGGTCGGGCTCAACATGAACGAGCTGTTTCGGGAGTTTTTGGAGCGATTGCACGATCCCGAGTTTCAGGTGCGCCAACACGCACTGCGCGTCTTGATTGACGTGATTATAGTGCTGCGAGATGAGACGGACATCTACTTTGCCCCGCTACTTCCGCCCATCATCGACAATCTGGGCCACCCTTCTCCGGCCGTGCGAAAGGGTGCGCTGGATGTGTTGAAGGTGTACATCGCGCAAACCAAGCTCCCCGAAACCGTTATGCTGGAGATCATGAACTACGGTATGGACCGAAATCCGAAAGATCCGCTCAGCAGCCGGTACATCGTGGGGGTTATGTTGGCACTGCCTTCGCTCATTCAACCCGCGATTTTGACCGCCAAACGAACGTTCATTCTGCGCGCAGTTATCAATGCGCTCGGGGGCAAGATGGTGCAAATAACGTATCAAGAGATTGCGCTTAAAATCCTGCTCAAGATCAAAAATACGATCGGTTCGCGCGAGTTTTACGAGTGCATTTCGGTGGCGTATCGGCGTGATTTTGACCTTCTGTGCAATGTGTATGGCTTGCCGAATCCACCGAAAAGCCCGCGACGGGATCCAGTCGTTCCTCCCGGCGAGATACCGCTGGGAAACGTTGATATACGAAAGTCGTGGAAACCAACAGTGACTCCCGGTGCACCGATGCCACCAATGCAGCCACTCTCACCCAAAGCACAGCGCTGGAAGTCTGGTAGCCATGGAGATATTTCTCGATCGACGGTGACGAACGATCCGGTGCGATTGCGACACCGAGTTGGATCGGACGAGCGACTCCCAGCGCAGCACGACTACATTCTGAGCAAAGGACCCGGCGGAGGACCACTTCTGCGGCGCGTTAGTTTAGAGAAGATTGACGATTCGAAGGTCATCATGGAAACGGAGATTAAAATCAACAAGGAGTCGGTGACGATGCGTATCTTAGAGGCGGAaaactccaactccaactcAATCAGCGAGGAAAGCGACGAAgacaatgcaaacaaacggtTCGGAGTGGTGCGTGTCCTTACCGACAGCGAGCTGGAGGATAGCGTCACGGTGAAATCGATTGCGGGAAGTCAGGCAACCATGCAACAAGAGCTGCTGCACTCTTCCGACACGGAATACGTCAGGAGAACGCCGCGACGCGTACGCTTTGGTGGAGAAATTGTTAAAATGCGCACCCCAGACAGCGACACATTCGATCAGAGCGATCAAGATGCACTTACACTCTCACAGACGTCAAACCAATCCACACAGCTGCTATCGTCCTCTTCAGCAACATCGGATCGCACGTCTTCAACGATGGCGCCACCTCAGCGATCCTCGTTGAAATCGGCATCCTCGTCTTCTGATCGTAGCAGCACAACCTACTCGAACACGATGATGCGAAGGCAATACTCGCAGTCGGCAGATACGGAACGTTCGTCACCTCCAAGCACTATGGCGCTGTCGTCTTCCGACTTTAACAGTAGCTTCACCTCCAAACTAAGGCCCTCGTCGGCAAAATCGATCATGGAAACGTCCGGGCTGAGCGAACTTAACTCGGGATCAGATCCGGAGGATAACTTAGCTCCATCAATGGTAGCAAGCAGTGTTGCAGAGGAGGTAGAAAATAGCGCATCGCGAGCATCATCACGACCTAAATCATCTCTCACGCGTCCAAAGTCTGCAAAAACTCCTCCACCAGAGCCGAAGGAGATACAACAACCAGAACCggttaaaattaataatactGCTCCACAACATCCAGAGACGCCCGATGCACAAAGCCGCCCAGAACCCGACCCACTAACGGCGGCCGCTCTCGATGCTAGCTCCATCTTGGCCGACAAAATAGAGGAAGTAAAGCAAGCGATCCAAGGTATCGAAAGCAAGATAAACAACGTAGTAATGCAGAAGGCAGACTCGATCGATACGGTACAGAATCACAATGCAGGCCATAGCTCAACGCCGAAGCTAGAGCCAAACCTCTCACTCGAAGTGCTTATGAAAACCAATCACAACGAAAATGCGGCCAACCTTGAACAGGACCCGTCCCAGGCAGAGCACAACAAGAAGGATTACACCAAAGAGCTCAACATCGAAATaccgaaagaagaaaagctaCAAAacgctccaccaccaccatcgcccaaGCCAGCCCAGGCCGCCGACAAGGGTGAAGGGGTAACTCCCGTCACAtcacaaaccaaaccaataCCCAAGATCGTACGATCATCAGGTATTCCTCGCCTCAACACGATGCCCTCACCAAAGACGATGCGGAAAGCGCACGAAACCCTCAACAATGCGCCCAAGTCACCGACCACCACCGGTAGCTCCGATGGCAAAGGTCAGCTCACACCGCAGCCTGCCAATGCGGTCCGCGGTCGCACGTTGTCGCGAAGCCGATCGGCCACCTCTGCCACGATGAAACGCAGCGTCTACATCAGCCCCTCATCTCTCAGTCCCAAGCCGCACAGTGGCATCGAGATGATTCACAACCTGCTGCGAAGTCCGTCCACATCGCCGCACCGAAGTCGTCGGAAAAGTTCAAATGTGAGCGATGCAAAAGCGCTCGATATGATTGCGGCAAGCGataagaacaacaacaacacccagCTCATATCCAGTGTTAGCGAATCGGTCGTCGACGGGCGTACGGACAAGTGCATCAGCGTGAACGAGGATGACATCTTCGATGTGTTTGGGAAAACCATTGCGACACAAACGTCCGTCGACGAGCTGGTAGACCGCCCGGCGCCCTTTGTACCGTTTACTCGAACGCCTTCGCGGCTAGCATTCGGCGCACCAAGCGatgcaaatggaaatgaaatcatCAGCACACTCAGTCCATCAGCAGCAGATGGGCATGAAAAATTTGTTTCCTTCTCCAAAGATCGCGCCCATTCGCCGAACGTGTCGCTACCGGAGTCGCCCAAGCAAACGCAACCGCCAATGCAGCAAATAATCAGCTCCTGGGAAGATCTCGGTATCGTGAGCCGCCTCACGCTTTTGCAGCTGAAAAGTCCG GACTGGCGGTTACGGTCCCAAGGTTTCTGTAGCATCGAGGAAGCACTTAAATCATCCGATAATCTGGCAAAGGTACAACCCTATCTCGAGTCGCTGCTGCGCACGCTGCTGTCCTCGGAGCGGAATCTCGATGTCATTGACGATAAGGTGCGCATGTTGGTCAACCTGGTGTCCCGGCTGCCGCTCGAAAACCTGGAGGACCGGGTGGGACAAATCATGACCGGCCTGTGCCGGCAGGGCGGCCCCGGAAGCAACACGGTGGCCAAGGCGCTGATGCAACGATTACCAACGGCGGCCATTGTTCAGCGGTTACTATCGGATGACTTCCTGCATGCCAAAAGTTCCAAG TTTCGCGAGAATGCATTGCAAACGGTGCTGTTTGCTTTAATGACATTTCCGAGCACCTACTTTGACATCAAAACGCTTATTTCCCGAGCGACCGAAGCGGCACTGGATCGCAAGAAACGCGTCCGCCAT GCTGCGCTGGACGTGCTTGCTGTGCTGGGACAAATTAGCTCTCCTAAATTGGTTCTAGACGTTGTCTGCGCCGCTGTCGGAACACGCTCGGAAGGAAACCATCTGATCACGGCCGTCAAGGCACGCCTGGCTCGCAAGCAGCTTCCCTTCATTGGCCCCGATGGAAGCGTAGAGTACGCGATTAAAGTTCCTTCTAACCGGGCCAGCTCGGTCATCATGTTCGGTGCGGACGTCGATTGGATCGAGGCTGGTAGTGGGTCCGCTTCGCCCACCTTCAACCGGCCCGGGCGAAACAAATATCCTAGCTTTCAAGTGGAAAACAGTTCGTTTGAAGACATCAGACA gaAGCCAAGCTTCACCGTTTTTGACGAAATTAAACAACCAATTGAAACATCGAAAATTGCCACCCATTCGGGCTGGACATCTAAAATCCCGGTCTCACATGCG GATAATATGGCTCAGCCAGTAGGACCGACCAATG ctacTCGACCAATGTACGGCAATGGACAATCTTCCAGGTCGTACCCGGAGCTGCTCGACAGCAAGCTGACCGCAGCCGCAGGAACAAAGCCCGGCACAATCAACAACCGAAAGCTGGAGGGAAATTTGTCCGGCATACCGCAAATAGCGAATGGCAAACTTTCACGCAACGCAacatcctcctcctcttcgtcaAG ATTTCCCGAAATGGATCCGAAGACGAACGGTAAGGCCATGCTGGCGAAGAACAATAACCCGTACGAAATGAGGACACCGCGAATGCGGGGCAAGCTGTATTCCCGCAACAGTGATGGGTTTATGAGCGACACAATCG CTAGTGCCAATAAGCAAGTACACAACGACATCCGACCCGCTACGGATCCGGTGGTGGAAAGTGAAGGTTTCAGACAATCGAGATTTGGTATGCGGTTCTACAATCCGAATCTAATGGGAAG ccacaacaaacaacaaatgacTACGCATGTGCAGAAGCAGGATGTAGACCAGCGTCCTAATTTATCACCGAGCAAAGGCTTTAacaaccatcatcaccaccaccaccaccacgaccaccatgCGGCCAGCAACGGTGGCGCAAATAATCGGAGCAACAGTGCGAGCCATGGTGAACATCAGAGCTATTACGCCGATTCCAACATGGGCACCGGCAGCGGTACTGCACCGAACACTCCGCATCGGACACGTTTCCTGGGCGAACATCAGCCACCGGCGGGGGCAAGCATTAATCAGGAAAGCTACATCATCCATCGGGACGAAAACTATGACAGCGAGCAGGACGAACGATCAAGTAACGATTCCACCTCTACCCGCATCATCTCCAACAGTATTTTGAACTTTCGAGAGCGCGACCGAGACCGGGTAACGGTTGGTGGGGATGGCCCTTACCCTAGTGCCCTATCCGGTGGCAGTCGTCCTCCATCGATACCGTCCGTTTCGCGACCACAGTCCGTTAGCTCGCACAAGTCGATCGGTTCGGGAGTGCTCAAGCATCAAGCAACGCCGGAAGGACGTACATCGCGCACCAGTAACGCTTCGTACAGCAATGCGTCCATGAAGAATGCATCGATGGGGGACAATGTTTCGCTCAAATCGCACCGCTCGTTTGCGGGGAAAGCCTCTGGGGATGATCGTGCAGATGGTGAATGGTATGGGGAACGGGCTACGACACCGATTCATAGCGAGATGGATGGAATCAGCTCGAACCAGGTGCAGTATGAGTCGGACTATGATGAGGAGGACGATGAGCAGGAGCGAAAGCACGATAGACACTTAAAACCCAAATCACCGACCACTCCGAAGCGCTATCCTACGCCAAGTCCACGTCCATTGCAAGGCTCGTACTCCACAGAGGAACTGTCCAGTCATAATGCCTACAGACAGGAgggggaggaagaggaggaggaggaagacgaagaaatAGAGGAAGAGCTGGCTATTTCCCGCCCCAGAAGCCGCGTGCAGTCGGCTAGCATGGGCAATTTGCAGCATCTGGATCGGATAGAGGTAGCAGAACAATCTCCGGTGCCGGTTTCACCGAAAAAAATTCTCAAGAAACCGTTTCTAGTGCGTCGCAGCAGCAAAGTGGCCCCCGTGAAGGAGGTCGTATCGAGCGTGAAGGCAAAGAACAAGCTCAACGAGGTGATTTTTCAGAAAACGTTGCGCCGGTTCGAGAAACCGAAGGACGCTCTCAACAACTGCCTGACGCACCTGGAAAGCCCGAACTGGGAGCAAAACATCAGTGGGCTTCAATTCTTCGTGCGACTCATACGCCACCATCCGGAGGTGATCGACACCCAGATACATCTGCTGTCGGTGGCACTGGCGAAGCAGGTGCGCAACTTGCGCTCTCAGGTGGCCCGAGCCGCCTGCCAAGCTTCGGCCGAGTTTTTCGCCACCCATCGCCGGTGTCTGGAGGGTGAGGCGGAAGACATCGCAACGCATCTGCTGCACCGTACGGCAGACACCAACAAGTTCCTACGGGCCGACGCTACCCAGGCGCTGGAGGCCATGTGCGACAACGTATCGATTCCGAAGGTGGTGCACATCATTTCCTACAAGGGAGCGACGCACCAGAATGCGGTCGTGCGGACGACGGCCGCCAAGCTGCTGAACAAGATCGTGCAGCAGCTGGGCAGCGAGAAGGTGTTCGCATTGCCGAAGGAAACACGCGACAAGCTCATACTGACAGGGGCGCATCTGCTACTGGAGGGATCGCTGGAAACTCGCAACTACACCAAGAGCATGTTTAAGCAACTAGCAGACCACTCGAACTACAGCAAAGTATTATTAGAAGTGATACCTCCGCGGACCTATAGGAATATAGAGAAATCGCTGAACAGCATTCGGCAAATGTCTTAA